In Sphingobium amiense, a genomic segment contains:
- a CDS encoding FAD-binding oxidoreductase encodes MIAQHIVDRFVAILGPKGVITDPDDIAPWVDDWRGRYHGRAAAILSPATTQEVADTVKLAAELGVPLVPQGGNTSMVGGATPPADGSALILSLRRMNRIRALSPHDNLAICEAGVILSVLHEAAENAGRRFPLSLGAKGSATVGGLVSTNAGGTQVLRHGTMRALVEGIEAVLPDGSVFDGLDALKKDNRGYDIKQLLIGAEGTLGVVTAASLRLAPAIAARAVAWVGVQTPADALALLRLCETMLGDSVEGFEVLADETLGFVLGHIPGTRSPIETRTPWHVLIEVDHADLSEPGPSERLESALAAAFEQEIAVDAAIAANEAQAEAFWRIRESLSEAERAQGPALQYDVSVPVAKMPAFMVEAAVAAERAFPGTTASSFGHLGDGNVHFHVRAPKGTGDGPAWIAAQGQAINAFVHDAVVAAGGSISAEHGIGQMKRAELARLASPARLAALRAIKTAFDPQGLFNPGKLVP; translated from the coding sequence ATGATTGCACAGCATATTGTCGATCGCTTCGTCGCGATCCTGGGGCCGAAGGGCGTCATCACCGACCCGGACGATATTGCGCCATGGGTCGACGACTGGCGCGGGCGCTATCATGGCCGGGCCGCCGCCATCCTGTCCCCCGCCACCACGCAGGAGGTCGCGGACACGGTCAAGCTGGCGGCGGAGCTGGGCGTGCCGCTGGTCCCGCAGGGCGGCAACACGTCGATGGTGGGCGGCGCGACGCCCCCGGCGGACGGCTCTGCCCTCATTCTCTCGTTGCGCCGGATGAACCGCATCCGCGCGCTGTCGCCGCACGATAATCTCGCCATCTGCGAGGCGGGCGTGATCCTGAGCGTGCTGCACGAGGCGGCGGAGAATGCCGGGCGGCGCTTCCCCCTAAGCCTCGGCGCGAAGGGATCGGCGACCGTCGGCGGCCTCGTTTCCACCAACGCGGGGGGCACGCAGGTGCTGCGCCACGGGACGATGCGCGCGCTGGTCGAGGGGATCGAGGCAGTCCTGCCGGACGGCAGCGTCTTCGACGGGCTGGACGCGCTCAAAAAGGATAATCGCGGCTATGACATCAAGCAGCTTCTGATCGGCGCGGAAGGCACGCTGGGCGTCGTGACGGCGGCGTCGCTGCGCCTCGCTCCCGCCATCGCGGCGCGCGCGGTCGCCTGGGTCGGGGTGCAGACGCCCGCCGACGCGCTGGCGCTGCTGCGGCTGTGCGAAACGATGCTGGGCGACAGCGTCGAGGGGTTCGAGGTGCTGGCGGACGAGACATTGGGCTTTGTGCTGGGGCATATCCCCGGCACGCGCAGCCCCATCGAGACACGCACGCCATGGCATGTCCTGATCGAGGTCGATCATGCCGACCTGTCAGAACCCGGCCCGTCCGAACGGCTGGAGAGCGCGCTTGCCGCCGCATTCGAGCAGGAGATCGCGGTCGACGCCGCCATCGCCGCCAACGAAGCGCAGGCGGAAGCCTTCTGGCGTATCCGCGAATCGCTGTCGGAGGCGGAGCGGGCGCAGGGACCGGCGCTGCAATATGACGTCAGCGTGCCGGTGGCGAAGATGCCCGCCTTCATGGTCGAGGCCGCAGTGGCCGCGGAACGCGCCTTTCCCGGCACGACCGCATCCTCCTTCGGCCATCTGGGCGACGGCAATGTTCATTTTCATGTCCGCGCGCCGAAAGGGACCGGCGATGGCCCCGCATGGATCGCCGCACAGGGGCAGGCCATCAACGCCTTCGTCCATGATGCCGTGGTGGCCGCAGGCGGCTCCATTTCCGCGGAGCACGGCATCGGCCAGATGAAGCGCGCCGAACTGGCCCGCCTCGCCAGCCCGGCGCGGCTCGCCGCGCTACGCGCCATCAAGACGGCGTTCGATCCGCAGGGGCTGTTCAATCCGGGGAAGCTGGTTCCGTGA
- a CDS encoding SapC family protein — MASAPANSLPIFYNDLLPLSSADHVDYKVQPADAAPFLTTSHAVPLTVDEFVSAQRFAPIIFSAGTDSVPLLLMGLNEGVNTFVDAEGKLNGPAYIPAYVRRYPWMLAKLRPDSDELSLCFDPTSSTIGAFDEGQALFEDGKPSELTQGVLKFCEDFEQAAARTGQFVRDLEEMDLLMEGEVSIQTPIAEQPFVYRGFRMINEEKLRDLRGDQLRKINQNGMLPLIHAHLFSLQLMRDVFEAQIAQDKGPIPKPELPAEATA, encoded by the coding sequence ATGGCCAGCGCGCCCGCCAACAGCCTGCCGATCTTCTACAACGACCTTCTGCCGCTGAGCAGCGCCGACCATGTCGATTACAAGGTCCAGCCGGCCGACGCCGCGCCTTTCCTGACGACCAGTCACGCCGTGCCGCTGACCGTCGACGAGTTCGTGTCGGCGCAGCGTTTCGCGCCGATCATCTTTTCGGCGGGCACCGATTCCGTGCCGCTTCTGCTGATGGGCCTCAATGAAGGCGTGAACACCTTCGTCGACGCCGAGGGCAAGCTGAACGGCCCCGCCTATATCCCCGCATACGTCCGCCGCTATCCCTGGATGCTGGCCAAGCTGCGGCCCGACAGCGACGAACTGTCGCTCTGCTTTGATCCGACCAGCTCGACCATCGGTGCGTTCGACGAAGGCCAGGCGCTGTTCGAGGATGGCAAGCCCAGCGAACTGACGCAGGGCGTGCTCAAATTCTGCGAGGATTTCGAGCAGGCGGCGGCCCGCACCGGCCAGTTCGTCCGTGACCTTGAAGAAATGGACCTGCTGATGGAAGGCGAAGTGTCGATCCAGACGCCGATCGCCGAGCAGCCTTTCGTGTATCGCGGCTTCCGCATGATCAACGAGGAAAAGCTGCGCGACCTGCGCGGCGACCAGCTCCGCAAGATCAACCAGAACGGCATGCTGCCGCTGATCCATGCGCATCTCTTTTCGCTCCAGTTGATGCGCGATGTGTTCGAAGCGCAGATCGCGCAGGACAAGGGGCCGATCCCGAAGCCCGAACTGCCCGCCGAAGCGACGGCCTGA
- a CDS encoding tyrosine-type recombinase/integrase: MALTAVAIKNAKGREKPYKLTDSDGLFLYVTPNGGRYWRMNYRYLGKQKTLAFGVYPDTGLAEAREQRDAARKVLARGDDPAEQIKLEKVAAAVAASNSFKAVADEWLVKVEREGRSGVTMKKLRWLLDFINESIGKRPVASISAQELLVMLRKMEGKGRYETAKRLRSTCSQIFRYAIATARAERDVAADLRGALIAPQPVHRAAITNANEAGGLLRAIEAFEGFANTKAALRLLPHVFVRPGELRYAEWADFDFDEALWTIPKHKTKMRRAHSIPLSAQALAILKTIEHDAGYSSYLFPSLRSVDRPMSENTINAALRRMGFAQDEMTGHGFRAMAATLLNEMGLWHPDAIERQLAHCDNNAVRRAYTRGEYWDERVRMMQHWSDHLDFLRDGAKVIKGDFKKAKAGE; encoded by the coding sequence ATGGCGCTTACCGCTGTCGCGATCAAAAATGCCAAGGGCCGCGAAAAGCCCTACAAACTCACCGATAGTGACGGGCTGTTCCTCTATGTCACCCCCAATGGCGGTCGCTACTGGCGGATGAACTATCGCTACCTTGGCAAGCAGAAGACGCTGGCGTTCGGGGTCTATCCCGACACCGGCCTTGCCGAAGCCCGCGAGCAGCGCGACGCGGCCCGCAAGGTTCTGGCGCGCGGCGATGATCCCGCCGAACAGATCAAGCTGGAAAAGGTTGCGGCGGCTGTCGCGGCGTCCAACAGCTTCAAGGCGGTAGCCGACGAATGGCTTGTGAAGGTCGAGCGTGAGGGTCGCTCCGGCGTCACCATGAAGAAGCTCCGCTGGCTGCTGGACTTCATCAACGAATCCATCGGCAAGCGCCCCGTCGCCTCCATCTCCGCGCAGGAACTGTTGGTGATGCTCCGCAAGATGGAGGGTAAGGGCCGCTACGAGACGGCCAAGCGCCTACGCAGCACATGCAGCCAGATATTCCGCTACGCCATCGCCACGGCTCGGGCCGAGCGCGATGTCGCCGCCGATCTTCGCGGCGCGCTCATCGCGCCCCAGCCCGTCCATCGCGCCGCGATCACGAACGCTAACGAGGCGGGCGGCCTACTGCGCGCCATCGAGGCGTTCGAGGGTTTTGCCAACACCAAAGCAGCGTTGCGCTTGCTCCCGCATGTGTTCGTGCGTCCGGGCGAACTGCGCTATGCTGAATGGGCCGACTTCGATTTCGACGAGGCGCTTTGGACCATCCCGAAGCACAAGACTAAGATGCGCCGCGCCCACAGTATCCCACTGTCCGCCCAGGCGCTCGCCATCCTCAAGACCATCGAGCATGACGCGGGCTACAGCTCCTATCTGTTTCCGTCGTTACGTTCTGTGGATCGGCCCATGTCGGAGAACACCATCAACGCGGCGCTGCGGCGCATGGGCTTCGCCCAGGACGAGATGACCGGCCACGGCTTCCGGGCGATGGCGGCGACGCTCCTGAACGAAATGGGCCTATGGCATCCTGACGCGATCGAACGGCAACTTGCCCATTGCGACAACAACGCCGTGCGCCGTGCCTACACGCGGGGCGAATATTGGGACGAGCGCGTGCGGATGATGCAGCACTGGTCCGACCATCTCGACTTCCTGCGTGATGGCGCGAAAGTCATAAAGGGCGATTTCAAGAAGGCAAAAGCCGGGGAGTAA
- a CDS encoding helix-turn-helix transcriptional regulator, producing MNCPDRIIRLKTVLARTGLSRSTMYRKIKEGTFPRRVPISTHGTGWYESAVNRWIADPLRYREDRAE from the coding sequence ATGAACTGCCCTGATCGTATCATCCGCCTGAAAACTGTTCTCGCCCGCACCGGCTTGTCCCGCTCCACCATGTATCGCAAGATCAAAGAGGGCACGTTCCCCCGGCGGGTGCCGATCAGCACGCACGGAACCGGCTGGTACGAATCCGCCGTCAATCGCTGGATAGCCGATCCCCTGCGTTACCGCGAAGATCGCGCCGAATGA
- a CDS encoding ECF-type sigma factor, giving the protein MLAERDQLLSEVYDELRAAASRMLHRDAPMLTLQPTELVNEAALRIIRLEQMSWNDRQHFFATGARIMRQAMMDAIKSRKRAKRQAPSIFFEDDPGNSGVDVEMLDAALSKLETISPELARIVEMRFFVGLKPDEIAVVLESSESTIKRRWQTARLWLADELADN; this is encoded by the coding sequence ATGCTGGCCGAACGCGATCAATTGCTCAGCGAAGTGTATGATGAACTGCGCGCGGCGGCCTCACGTATGCTGCACCGTGACGCACCCATGCTTACCTTGCAACCCACTGAACTGGTGAACGAAGCTGCACTGCGGATCATCAGGCTTGAGCAGATGAGTTGGAACGACCGCCAGCATTTCTTCGCCACCGGCGCACGGATCATGCGGCAAGCCATGATGGATGCAATCAAAAGCCGCAAGCGAGCCAAACGCCAGGCACCGAGTATCTTTTTTGAAGACGACCCCGGGAATAGCGGGGTCGATGTCGAGATGCTGGACGCGGCACTCTCAAAGCTGGAAACGATCTCACCCGAACTTGCAAGAATCGTTGAGATGCGGTTTTTCGTTGGTCTTAAACCTGACGAAATCGCTGTTGTGCTGGAAAGTTCAGAATCGACAATCAAACGGCGCTGGCAGACGGCGCGGCTATGGTTGGCCGACGAATTGGCTGATAATTAA